One genomic region from Magallana gigas chromosome 3, xbMagGiga1.1, whole genome shotgun sequence encodes:
- the LOC105318111 gene encoding TLC domain-containing protein 2 has translation MASDSDYTRSMQKVEVRYGYLMIFSTIIVFHSLNNLVARYVGTPKSVRNDPWRWRNLFISWIHGMICGSWNILCFFLYPEIFEDLIEHINYFTYMMVAFSTGYFLYDSIDMYLNNRLKSNWEVTLHHIAVTSMFWSNVHTGLCIGYNCVALMAEINSFFLHSRKLLQMYEIGFNHWFYRLVTYLNLFSFVSCRGFSICRIFYGMYIEPSRVPVVFYVCLSMSMVVMSVINVILFWRLFKSDILKPQKQQPKLNGNHNSFYRKDE, from the exons ATGGCATCTGATTCGGATTATACAAGAAGCATGCAAAAAGTTGAAGTCCGTTATGGGTATCTTATGATTTTCTCCACCATAATTGTATTTCATTCGTTGAACAACTTAGTTGCAAGATATGTCGGAACTCCTAAAAGTGTCAGAAACGATCCGTGGCGGTGGAGGAATTTGTTTATATCATGGATTCATGGAATGATATGTGGTTCATGGAATATATTGTG TTTCTTTTTGTATCCTGAAATCTTTGAAGACCTCATTGAGCACATCAACTATTTTACATACATGATGGTAGCATTCTCAACAG GGTATTTTCTATATGACTCCATTGACATGTACCTAAACAACAGACTAAAAAGCAACTGGGAAGTAACTCTGCATCATATAGCA GTGACTTCAATGTTTTGGTCCAATGTTCACACAGGGTTATGTATTGGATATAACTGTGTGGCCTTGATGGctgaaataaacagtttcttcCTTCACTCCAGAAAACTGCTCCAGATGTACGAGATAGGCTTTAACCACTGGTTTTACAGACTTGTCACTTACTTGAACTTATTCAGCTTTGTAAGCTGTCGTGGATTCTCAATTTGTAGGATTTTCTATGGAATGTATATTGAGCCCAGTAGAGTTCCAGTTGTGTTTTACGTTTGTCTTTCAATGTCCATGGTTGTCATGTCTGTTATAAATGTGATTCTTTTTTGGAGATTGtttaaaagtgatattttaaaacCCCAGAAACAACAACCCAAGTTAAATGGCAATCACAATAGTTTTTACAGGAAAGATGAGTGA
- the LOC105318110 gene encoding E3 ubiquitin-protein ligase FANCL codes for MDENRRNMLMKFPCLIPQNADFTEYDGYIQILDEEYRMNIKLPKDGKLKDTRLTCDWKLEQILKKYDKIVKQRLNQCENLSAFLEELGSIAEKQLCFQEQMQPTIQRNNCAQLISELENIGWEKVVSVNADFQSFQIKFVDLKQRQHVMQIKLHSQHPRQAPTIIVDLPVKFDIVWTASSTLLDVFNQFVHNVDLYQDLWNNLNELDRKTWILEPDNPTFSATNRRIAISANASIQITVDPKHPSSLPDIKFLGSNQATNPLRENMTSNLHLWDENEGLLHNLSSLLEVTFPSPSNSKKEDFSADCGICYSYRLGMEIPEEVCNDSRCAQPFHQTCLIEWLRGLPSYRQSFQTIFGECPYCSTPITVKMSIRK; via the coding sequence ATGGATGAAAATAGGAGAAACATGTTAATGAAGTTTCCTTGTTTGATTCCACAAAATGCAGATTTTACTGAATATGATggatatattcaaattttagatgAAGAATACAGAATGAACATTAAACTGCCAAAAGATGGAAAACTTAAAGACACAAGACTAACTTGTGATTGGAAActagaacagattttgaaaaagtaTGATAAAATTGTGAAGCAGAGGCTGAATCAATGTGAAAATCTTTCAGCCTTCCTAGAAGAGCTCGGAAGCATTGCTGAGAAACAACTTTGTTTCCAAGAACAAATGCAGCCAACGATTCAAAGGAACAATTGTGCTCAGCTGATATCAGAACTGGAGAATATTGGATGGGAAAAAGTTGTATCTGTAAACGCTGATTTTCAGTCATTCCAAATCAAGTTTGTAGATCTAAAACAACGACAGCATGTGATGCAAATTAAGCTTCATTCCCAGCATCCTAGACAAGCTCCTACAATCATTGTTGACCTACCTGtcaaatttgatattgtttGGACCGCTTCTAGCACTCTTTTAGATGTTTTCAACCAGTTTGTTCATAATGTTGATCTCTACCAAGACTTATGGAACAACTTAAATGAACTGGACAGAAAAACATGGATTCTAGAACCAGACAACCCAACATTTTCTGCCACAAACAGAAGAATAGCTATTAGTGCAAATGCATCCATACAAATAACTGTGGACCCCAAACATCCAAGTAGTTTACCTGACATCAAGTTTTTGGGTTCAAATCAGGCCACAAACCCTTTGCGAGAGAACATGACATCTAATTTACATCTGTGGGATGAAAATGAAGGCCTTCTGCACAATTTATCTTCTCTACTGGAAGTTACGTTTCCATCTCCGTCTAATTCAAAGAAGGAGGACTTTAGTGCTGACTGTGGGATCTGTTACTCATACCGTCTGGGAATGGAGATTCCGGAGGAGGTCTGTAATGACTCCCGCTGCGCCCAGCCATTTCATCAGACATGTTTGATTGAATGGCTACGTGGTCTTCCATCTTACAGACAGAGTTTTCAAACCATATTTGGGGAGTGTCCATATTGTAGCACCCCCATAACTGTGAAAATGTCTATcaggaaataa
- the LOC105318109 gene encoding uncharacterized protein isoform X2 — protein MFSRLSVVIGRDLNCRIRCGSIKIYRLQGNVSSTASDSDARKSVRTKQEDKTEQDSCDYLGVSETFEANVGEEETLVIETKEKISRTYGLGKYTAPDAYDGTLQKTNFGEIKIDCVRKGVIPPKKNFSKLKPELGSIADSLISYREKVDRRKYSLPVSDLLSQHLQGLDKESDGTVKENSQSSTLSEPIFDYNKPRNVHQNSTVFSESKMSDSMKPTDEVNEKQKEHNNESSPSTSRNIRKEQNSSVNAKGNRFFMKPEDLIMEVVNEDENKRQSKHSNNSSIKKERDSSDAQQIHRSSNTKNINWNVMLEDNLETKSSLKYQQKSDQTPQNIDNMLDSIIKEEIEVEIQHIKDTCEQTHEKGLTNKVKKDKSLENGARGKTIPRDTEKMMMYEKESRAQLTAKYDSNSLKKETNSSVRTLKLETVTPDRKNIDWNYLLEDNNSEMKNSWKCHRENDSSSPNLDRMLDSIQTKDRNFHEEGSENDFAKQVTPKDYHKSGTSKLGNAAYEYFHDEGKSLAEGENYNNEEEEDGFAEELTSDDDNDEKSGTAMIENAAYKYFSDLQEKSLAPKIDATSKVDLSKFVPKNVNKLTEEEVVDELVESILYNKDDILAINKIYGIPSQGGEGVRLNIADLLPKLAERIHCDKLHMVHRLDKETTGIMLFGKTEEMASKLRKAFKDRKVKKTYLVIAKGIPSLKEGIIKVPIAEGEVGKDKRKRMTCIPVYNSDTKHVMHKTKKKTVPAVTHYKVVANSHSCALLEVSPETGVKHQIRTHLLHVLNTPVLGDHKYSYLTEIKPQILPSDVIRQLGIRQSKARNLPMYLHSKNLIIPEFLDGRTFSVHCSVPRAFRSFLKKAKISHRNVDERI, from the exons ATGTTTTCCAGACTTTCTGTAGTTATTGGTAGAGACCTCAATTGCCGCATCAGATGTGGCagcattaaaatatatagattaCAGGGTAACGTTTCATCGACAGCAAGCGATAGTGATGCTAGGAAATCGGTGCGTACTAAACAAGAAGATAAGACAGAACAGGACAGTTGTGACTATTTAGGTGTTTCGGAAACATTTGAGGCAAACGTTGGTGAAGAGGAAACTCTGGTTATAGAGACGAAAGAAAAAATATCCCGTACATACGGTTTAGGTAAATATACCGCACCGGATGCATACGATGGTACATTGCAGAAGACCAATTTTGGTGAAATAAAGATAGATTGTGTTAGAAAGGGTGTAATTCCGCCAAAGAAAAACTTCTCCAAACTGAAACCTGAATTAGGCTCGATTGCAGACTCATTGATAAGTTATCGAGAAAAAGTAGATCGCAGGAAATATTCTTTGCCAGTTTCTGATTTGTTAAGTCAACATCTTCAAGGGCTTGATAAAGAAAGTGATGGTACTGTCAAAGAAAATTCTCAGTCATCAACTCTTTCAGAACCAATTTTTGACTACAACAAACCAAGAAATGTGCATCAAAATTCCACAGTGTTCAGTGAATCAAAAATGTCAGATTCTATGAAACCAACAGATGAGGTAAATGAGAAACAAAAAGAGCATAACAATGAAAGTAGTCCAAGCACTTCAAGGAATATAAGAAAAGAACAGAATTCCTCAGTAAATG CAAAGGGAAACAGATTTTTCATGAAACCAGAAGATTTGATTATGGAGGTTGTGAATGAAGATGAGAATAAGAGGCAATCAAAGCATAGTAACAACTCATCGATAAAGAAGGAAAGAGATTCGAGTGATGCTCAACAAATTCACAGATcatcaaacacaaaaaacatTAACTGGAATGTCATGCTTGAAGACAATTTAGAAACAAAAAGTTCATTGAAATATCAGCAAAAAAGTGATCAGACTCCACAAAACATTGATAATATGTTGGATTCTATtataaaagaagaaattgaaGTTGAGATACAACATATCAAAGATACCTGTGAACAGACACATGAAAAGGGCCTGACAAATAAAGTAAAGAAAGACAAATCATTAGAAAATG GTGCCAGAGGAAAGACGATTCCCAGAGATACAGAGAAGATGATGATGTATGAAAAAGAAAGTAGAGCCCAACTAACTGCAAAATATGACAGCAACTCATTAAAGAAGGAAACCAATTCAAGTGTCAGGACACTAAAGTTGGAAACAGTTACACCAGACAGAAAAAACATTGATTGGAATTACTTACTTGAAGACAATAattctgaaatgaaaaattcatgGAAGTGTCACAGAGAAAATGATTCAAGTTCACCTAACTTAGATAGAATGTTGGATTCAATTCAAACCAAAGACAGAAATTTTCATGAAGAAGGgtcagaaaatgattttgctAAACAAGTGACACCAAAGGATTACCATAAGTCAGGAACTTCAAAATTGGGAAATGCAGCATACGAATACTTTCATGATGAAGGAAAAAGTTTAG CTGAAGGAGAAAACTACAACAATGAAGAGGAGGAGGATGGTTTCGCTGAAGAACTGACATCAGACGATGATAATGATGAGAAGTCAGGGACTGCAATGATAGAAAATGCAGCGTACAAATATTTCTCAGATCTCCAAGAAAAAAGCTTAG CACCAAAAATTGATGCCACATCAAAGGTTGATCTAAGCAAATTTGTACCCAAAAATGTGAACAAGCTAACAGAGGAAGAAGTTGTTGATGAGCTGGTGGAGAGTATCCTCTATAACAAAG ATGATATCCTTGCAATCAACAAAATCTATGGGATACCATCACAAG gtGGAGAGGGAGTGAGATTGAACATTGCAGACCTCTTACCCAAACTTGCAGAAAGAATCCATTGTGACAAACTCCACATGGTTCACAGACTGGACAAGGAAACCACAGGGATTATGTTGTTTGgaaa AACTGAAGAAATGGCCAGTAAATTGAGAAAGGCATTCAAGGACAGAAAGGTGAAAAAGACGTATTTGGTTATAGCCAAGGGTATACCATCACTGAAAGAAG gGATAATAAAGGTTCCTATCGCTGAAGGTGAAGTTGGAAAAGACAAAAGAAAAAGG ATGACCTGCATTCCTGTGTATAACTCGGACACCAAACATGTCATGCATAAAACCAAAAAGAAAACGGTGCCAGCTGTAACTCATTATAAAGTGGTTGCTAACAGCCATAGTTGTGCTCTGTTAGAAGTCAGCCCTGAAACAG GTGTGAAACATCAGATCAGAACCCATCTTCTCCATGTATTGAATACACCTGTACTGGGGGACCACAAGTATTCATACCTGACAGAGATCAAACCACAG ATTCTCCCCAGTGACGTCATTCGGCAGTTGGGGATCCGCCAGAGTAAGGCCAGGAACCTCCCCATGTACCTCCACTCCAAGAATCTGATAATCCCAGAATTCCTGGATGGAAGGACTTTTTCAGTACATTGCAGTGTACCTAGGGCATTTAGATCTTTCTTGAAAAAAGCGAAAATTTCTCACAGAAATGTAGACGAGCGTATTTGA
- the LOC105318109 gene encoding uncharacterized protein isoform X1 translates to MFSRLSVVIGRDLNCRIRCGSIKIYRLQGNVSSTASDSDARKSVRTKQEDKTEQDSCDYLGVSETFEANVGEEETLVIETKEKISRTYGLGKYTAPDAYDGTLQKTNFGEIKIDCVRKGVIPPKKNFSKLKPELGSIADSLISYREKVDRRKYSLPVSDLLSQHLQGLDKESDGTVKENSQSSTLSEPIFDYNKPRNVHQNSTVFSESKMSDSMKPTDEVNEKQKEHNNESSPSTSRNIRKEQNSSVNAAKGNRFFMKPEDLIMEVVNEDENKRQSKHSNNSSIKKERDSSDAQQIHRSSNTKNINWNVMLEDNLETKSSLKYQQKSDQTPQNIDNMLDSIIKEEIEVEIQHIKDTCEQTHEKGLTNKVKKDKSLENGARGKTIPRDTEKMMMYEKESRAQLTAKYDSNSLKKETNSSVRTLKLETVTPDRKNIDWNYLLEDNNSEMKNSWKCHRENDSSSPNLDRMLDSIQTKDRNFHEEGSENDFAKQVTPKDYHKSGTSKLGNAAYEYFHDEGKSLAEGENYNNEEEEDGFAEELTSDDDNDEKSGTAMIENAAYKYFSDLQEKSLAPKIDATSKVDLSKFVPKNVNKLTEEEVVDELVESILYNKDDILAINKIYGIPSQGGEGVRLNIADLLPKLAERIHCDKLHMVHRLDKETTGIMLFGKTEEMASKLRKAFKDRKVKKTYLVIAKGIPSLKEGIIKVPIAEGEVGKDKRKRMTCIPVYNSDTKHVMHKTKKKTVPAVTHYKVVANSHSCALLEVSPETGVKHQIRTHLLHVLNTPVLGDHKYSYLTEIKPQILPSDVIRQLGIRQSKARNLPMYLHSKNLIIPEFLDGRTFSVHCSVPRAFRSFLKKAKISHRNVDERI, encoded by the exons ATGTTTTCCAGACTTTCTGTAGTTATTGGTAGAGACCTCAATTGCCGCATCAGATGTGGCagcattaaaatatatagattaCAGGGTAACGTTTCATCGACAGCAAGCGATAGTGATGCTAGGAAATCGGTGCGTACTAAACAAGAAGATAAGACAGAACAGGACAGTTGTGACTATTTAGGTGTTTCGGAAACATTTGAGGCAAACGTTGGTGAAGAGGAAACTCTGGTTATAGAGACGAAAGAAAAAATATCCCGTACATACGGTTTAGGTAAATATACCGCACCGGATGCATACGATGGTACATTGCAGAAGACCAATTTTGGTGAAATAAAGATAGATTGTGTTAGAAAGGGTGTAATTCCGCCAAAGAAAAACTTCTCCAAACTGAAACCTGAATTAGGCTCGATTGCAGACTCATTGATAAGTTATCGAGAAAAAGTAGATCGCAGGAAATATTCTTTGCCAGTTTCTGATTTGTTAAGTCAACATCTTCAAGGGCTTGATAAAGAAAGTGATGGTACTGTCAAAGAAAATTCTCAGTCATCAACTCTTTCAGAACCAATTTTTGACTACAACAAACCAAGAAATGTGCATCAAAATTCCACAGTGTTCAGTGAATCAAAAATGTCAGATTCTATGAAACCAACAGATGAGGTAAATGAGAAACAAAAAGAGCATAACAATGAAAGTAGTCCAAGCACTTCAAGGAATATAAGAAAAGAACAGAATTCCTCAGTAAATG CAGCAAAGGGAAACAGATTTTTCATGAAACCAGAAGATTTGATTATGGAGGTTGTGAATGAAGATGAGAATAAGAGGCAATCAAAGCATAGTAACAACTCATCGATAAAGAAGGAAAGAGATTCGAGTGATGCTCAACAAATTCACAGATcatcaaacacaaaaaacatTAACTGGAATGTCATGCTTGAAGACAATTTAGAAACAAAAAGTTCATTGAAATATCAGCAAAAAAGTGATCAGACTCCACAAAACATTGATAATATGTTGGATTCTATtataaaagaagaaattgaaGTTGAGATACAACATATCAAAGATACCTGTGAACAGACACATGAAAAGGGCCTGACAAATAAAGTAAAGAAAGACAAATCATTAGAAAATG GTGCCAGAGGAAAGACGATTCCCAGAGATACAGAGAAGATGATGATGTATGAAAAAGAAAGTAGAGCCCAACTAACTGCAAAATATGACAGCAACTCATTAAAGAAGGAAACCAATTCAAGTGTCAGGACACTAAAGTTGGAAACAGTTACACCAGACAGAAAAAACATTGATTGGAATTACTTACTTGAAGACAATAattctgaaatgaaaaattcatgGAAGTGTCACAGAGAAAATGATTCAAGTTCACCTAACTTAGATAGAATGTTGGATTCAATTCAAACCAAAGACAGAAATTTTCATGAAGAAGGgtcagaaaatgattttgctAAACAAGTGACACCAAAGGATTACCATAAGTCAGGAACTTCAAAATTGGGAAATGCAGCATACGAATACTTTCATGATGAAGGAAAAAGTTTAG CTGAAGGAGAAAACTACAACAATGAAGAGGAGGAGGATGGTTTCGCTGAAGAACTGACATCAGACGATGATAATGATGAGAAGTCAGGGACTGCAATGATAGAAAATGCAGCGTACAAATATTTCTCAGATCTCCAAGAAAAAAGCTTAG CACCAAAAATTGATGCCACATCAAAGGTTGATCTAAGCAAATTTGTACCCAAAAATGTGAACAAGCTAACAGAGGAAGAAGTTGTTGATGAGCTGGTGGAGAGTATCCTCTATAACAAAG ATGATATCCTTGCAATCAACAAAATCTATGGGATACCATCACAAG gtGGAGAGGGAGTGAGATTGAACATTGCAGACCTCTTACCCAAACTTGCAGAAAGAATCCATTGTGACAAACTCCACATGGTTCACAGACTGGACAAGGAAACCACAGGGATTATGTTGTTTGgaaa AACTGAAGAAATGGCCAGTAAATTGAGAAAGGCATTCAAGGACAGAAAGGTGAAAAAGACGTATTTGGTTATAGCCAAGGGTATACCATCACTGAAAGAAG gGATAATAAAGGTTCCTATCGCTGAAGGTGAAGTTGGAAAAGACAAAAGAAAAAGG ATGACCTGCATTCCTGTGTATAACTCGGACACCAAACATGTCATGCATAAAACCAAAAAGAAAACGGTGCCAGCTGTAACTCATTATAAAGTGGTTGCTAACAGCCATAGTTGTGCTCTGTTAGAAGTCAGCCCTGAAACAG GTGTGAAACATCAGATCAGAACCCATCTTCTCCATGTATTGAATACACCTGTACTGGGGGACCACAAGTATTCATACCTGACAGAGATCAAACCACAG ATTCTCCCCAGTGACGTCATTCGGCAGTTGGGGATCCGCCAGAGTAAGGCCAGGAACCTCCCCATGTACCTCCACTCCAAGAATCTGATAATCCCAGAATTCCTGGATGGAAGGACTTTTTCAGTACATTGCAGTGTACCTAGGGCATTTAGATCTTTCTTGAAAAAAGCGAAAATTTCTCACAGAAATGTAGACGAGCGTATTTGA
- the LOC105318108 gene encoding protein Spindly-A produces the protein MDSIEELKQEVYSLRNKLATATSQEAWYNDEIAQLQTMRKQESEIQDALKEEVIRLQRKIGILEEDVEQQKLAENNLKSQVQSLEKLMESNKTMNETLSHSIMTEDNTHLMNEMCSLQNENTQLKGEVIEIRHELQGASIEVENLKQKLANKEQELEELQCQITTYINTIEKYRTEITELNTHVDVLQMETQSQTGKGNSLFSEVEDRRVKAEKLVKKYQLSNQQLNQQNHKLKMQMFTCLGLSKEKSDDVRVGQLEMKVCQLQEENKQLLKQIQCAPKSEVVLKGDIEGILQEGEVTSGGDYVKYLLSIIKANNEEVSKLKNEVKAQKLLLLAEKDTVFSLERKQYDIESQREKSRALYLKEKLKVEELRAKYEPEKMKNDTGAKKGKLEKLPSVSENSLKEERIERKRKESSRNVTEFQLEESAVNIENQKPDSAEKRAGCEIEYKKTKSVSLSDEIKMMDSEGGVEIGSLSQRDNTESSGVCEKPVKSKGRRVTNIVKAEIPDSKVNECSPQ, from the exons ATGGATTCGATAGAg GAGCTTAAGCAAGAGGTATATTCCTTAAGGAATAAGTTAGCCACAGCAACAAGCCAGGAGGCTTGGTACAATGATGAAATCGCTCAGCTCCAGACAATGAGGAAACAGGAATCTGAAATCCAGGATGCACTAAAAGAAGAAGTGATCAGACTACAAAGAAag atAGGAATTTTGGAGGAGGATGTTGAGCAACAGAAATTGGCAGAGAATAACTTGAAATCCCAGGTTCAGTCCCTAGAGAAGCTAATGGAGAGCAATAAAACAATGAACGAAACCTTGTCCCACTCCATCATGACAGAAGATAATACCCATCTGATGAACGAAATGTGTTCTctgcaaaatgaaaat ACACAATTAAAAGGAGAAGTTATTGAAATCAGGCATGAATTGCAAGGTGCATCTATTGAAGTTGAGAACCTGAAACAGAAACTGGCAAACAAAGAGCAAGAGCTGGAGGAACTCCAGTGTCAGATTACTACGTATATCAACACAATAGAG AAATACAGGACTGAAATCACAGAATTGAATACTCATGTTGATGTTTTACAAATGGAGACTCAGAGCCAAACTGGCAAAGGCAACTCCTTATTTTCAGAG GTTGAAGACAGAAGGGTAAAAGCAGAGAAACTGGTGAAGAAGTATCAGCTTTCTAACCAACAACTGAACCAACAGAATCATAAACTCAAG ATGCAGATGTTTACATGCCTTGGTCTCAGTAAGGAAAAATCTGATGATGTCCGTGTAGGACAGCTGGAGATGAAGGTTTGCCAGCTTCAGGAGGAGAACAAACAACTGTTAAAACAGATCCAGTGTGCACCAAAGTCTGAG GTGGTACTTAAAGGAGACATTGAGGGTATACTGCAGGAAGGGGAGGTCACCTCTGGAGGGGATTACGTCAAATACTTACTTAGTATTATCAAAGCTAACAA TGAGGAAgtatcaaaacttaaaaatgaagTCAAAGCTCAGAAGCTGCTGTTGTTGGCTGAGAAAGACACAGTCTTTTCTTTAGAAAGAAAACAGTATGACATTGAATCCCAGAGAGAAAAGTCAAGAGCTCTGTATCTGAAAGAGAAACTTAAAGTCGAGGAGCTGAGGGCAAAATATGAACCAG aaaaaatgaaaaatgacactGGTGCAAAGAAAGGGAAGTTAGAAAAATTACCTTCAGTGTCAGAAAATTCACTCAAGGAGGAAAGAATTgagagaaaaagaaaggaaagttCCAGGAATGTGACAGAATTTCAATTGGAGGAAAGTGCAGTCAACATTGAGAATCAAAAGCCAGACTCTGCAGAAAAAAGAGCTGGCTGTGAAATTGAATACAAGAAGACTAAGTCAGTCAGTCTGAGTGACGAAATCAAGATGATGGACTCCGAGGGTGGGGTAGAAATTGGTTCTCTGTCTCAGAGGGACAATACAGAGAGTTCAGGTGTGTGTGAAAAACCGGTCAAAAGTAAAGGTCGCCGGGTGACCAACATTGTCAAAGCAGAAATACCGGACTCTAAAGTGAACGAGTGCTCACCACAGTAA
- the LOC105318107 gene encoding tRNA pseudouridine synthase-like 1, with protein sequence MLIDHLHWVLLNICLVCYFASKDAVEYFIIVWGQCFHFHTFTLKRKHAVQIPIEMIRTYTRHFFIRISYDGSKYSGVRWNPDVKTVESTLSDILSSYVGKGFNLRTSSRTDKGVHAVSNVLKLNINDPTLALDAKQLAYILNYKLWKDEEDVRVLDVQEIPFYKNSVELVKGRVYVYRLAVFKELLFSMPKDIPVNNIRCRTLPKRGVGNIFHEKSCVTLSPPFSIDKLIESAEIMSGVNNIYNCTTSNGHREMNKKKAGNKSYIRNIQIDIKRGHPMMLNLQPLMADKLEFWEIHFKSHSYIYKQIRRMVGYMVGYAQGEYSLGLLRKTMSGLQLLEKESVDLTRADTTFTMPPQGLFLQNVELDENKISEKEMNNSYIELLANLSNLSFILYKNSTKRKQATLQQLSETPPAQIVGLDSFSVDQTGLKLKGKDANAYSIVQSGLGMVKVDIY encoded by the exons ATGTTAATAGATCATTTACATTGGGTACTATTGAATATATGTTTAGTTTGTTATTTTGCATCAAAAGACGCTGTAGAATATTTTATAATAGTATGGGGCCAATGCTTTCACTTTCATACTTtcactttaaaaagaaaacacgcTGTCCAGATCCCGATTGAAATGATTCGAACTTACACTAGACATTTTTTCATCCGTATATCATATGATGGTTCAAAATACAG tgGAGTGAGATGGAATCCAGATGTGAAAACAGTTGAATCTACCTTATCC GACATACTGAGCAGTTATGTTGGTAAAGGATTTAATCTGAGAACATCAAGTCGTACAGATAAAGGAGTGCATGCAGTATCAAACGTGttgaaacttaacatcaatgaTCC GACACTTGCCTTAGATGCCAAACAGCTTGCTTACATCTTAAATTACAAATTGTGGAAAGATGAGGAGGATGTTAG AGTACTTGATGTCCAGGAAATACCATTCTATAAAAATAGTGTGGAGCTTGTTAAGGGGAGAGTTTATGTGTATCGCCTGGCAGTCTTTAAAGAACTGCTGTTCTCAATGCCCAAAGACATCCCCGTAAATAATATCAGGTGTAGGACTCTTCCAAAGCGAGGAGTAGGGAACATCTTCCATGAGAAATCTTGTGTGACATTAAG TCCTCCATTCAGCATTGATAAACTGATAGAGAGTGCTGAGATTATGTCAGGTGTTAATAATATCTACAACTGCACAACTTCCAATGGGCATAgggaaatgaacaaaaaaaaagctGGTAATAAGTCGTATATAAGAAATATTCAAATAGATATAAAGCGCGGTCATCCAATGATGTTAAATCTTCAACCTCTGATGGCGGATAAACTGGAATTCTGGGAGATTCACTTCAAGTCCCACTCCTATATTTACAAACAG ATTCGTCGCATGGTTGGATATATGGTCGGATATGCACAAGGAGAATACAGTTTGGGACTTTTGAGAAAAACCATGTCTGGACTGCAGCTTTTGGAGAAGGAGAGCGTGGATTTAACGAGGGCAGATACCACTTTTACAATGCCACCTCAGGGACTCTTCCTTCAGAACGTGGAATTGGATGAAAATA AGATCAGTGAGAAAGAAATGAACAACTCTTATATTGAGCTGTTAGCAAATTTGAGCAATCTttcatttatattgtataaGAACAGTACTAAGCGCAAGCAGGCAACACTTCAACAGCTGTCAGAGACGCCCCCAGCACAGATAGTTGGACTTGATAGCTTCAGTGTTGATCAAACAGGACTAAAATTAAAAGGAAAAGACGCAAATGCATACTCTATTGTTCAGTCAGGTTTAGGTATGGTTAAAGTAGATATTTATtga
- the LOC105318106 gene encoding PDZ and LIM domain protein 5 gives MSEGQIVPIALRRFDTSQPWGFKLQGGSDVGCPIHVAQIQPKSISGKSKLQNGDLILRIGETDMQNATHEQARNEMIRSGNDVDLVVQRGGVAVKSTPAPPEPEEDREKFQEVTPKTYQVLQKELPQAEATGARPASIFDRRKQDRTAYTKADKSGYTKAYGQQ, from the exons ATGTCGGAGGGGCAGATTGTTCCAATAGCCTTACGGAGGTTTGATACAAGCCAGCCATGGGGTTTCAAGCTCCAGGGAGGGTCCGATGTAGGATGTCCGATTCATGTCGCCCAG ATTCAGCCCAAGAGCATCTCGGGAAAGAGCAAACTTCAGAACGGCGACTTAATCCTGAGGATCGGAGAGACGGACATGCAGAACGCCACGCATGAACAGGCCCGGAACGAGATGATCCGCTCCGGAAACGACGTGGACCTAGTTGTTCAGAG GGGAGGAGTAGCGGTAAAATCGACGCCAGCACCACCAGAGCCTGAGGAAGACCGAGAGAAGTTTCAGGAGGTCACCCCTAAAACTTACCAAGTCTTACAGAAGGAGCTACCTCAGGCCGAAGCCACAG GGGCACGCCCAGCCTCCATATTCGACAGAAGGAAACAGGATCGGACAGCCTACACGAAAGCGGATAAATCCGGATACACCAAGGCATATGGACAGCAATAG